The following are encoded in a window of Kitasatospora sp. NBC_01250 genomic DNA:
- a CDS encoding nucleoside-diphosphate kinase, with protein sequence MAEDQVHTVERTLVLLKPDALVRGLGGRIISRFEDAALKIVGVKMKWMDEEFTRKHYFDLEERLGADVYNLTATFMQQGPVIALVLEGYDAIATVRKIVGSTYPNQAPAGTIRGDLSHMSSVGSVAVGKAVANLVHASGNKEEAAQEIELWFDKDELHEYRTLAEIFTN encoded by the coding sequence ATGGCCGAGGACCAGGTCCACACGGTCGAGCGCACGCTCGTCCTGCTCAAGCCCGACGCGCTGGTACGCGGCCTCGGCGGGAGGATCATCTCGCGCTTCGAGGACGCCGCTCTGAAGATCGTCGGCGTCAAGATGAAGTGGATGGACGAGGAGTTCACCCGCAAGCACTACTTCGACCTCGAAGAGCGGCTCGGGGCGGACGTCTACAACCTCACGGCCACCTTCATGCAGCAGGGGCCGGTCATCGCCCTGGTGCTGGAGGGCTACGACGCCATCGCCACCGTTCGGAAGATCGTGGGCAGCACCTACCCGAACCAGGCTCCGGCCGGCACCATCCGCGGCGACCTCTCGCACATGAGCTCCGTGGGCAGCGTGGCAGTCGGCAAGGCCGTGGCCAACCTGGTCCACGCCTCCGGCAACAAGGAGGAGGCCGCACAGGAAATCGAGCTGTGGTTCGACAAGGACGAGCTGCACGAGTACCGCACGCTGGCCGAGATCTTCACCAACTGA
- a CDS encoding NUDIX hydrolase, translated as MDVIEVWSGRYACLLQSALRLTNEAFANQLGIAVRTVAAWHADPSVVPRAEMQQLLDAAHERATDTARQRFALLAAKEGGEAPESGAPTAQALRVAISVVLRQGDVLLVCRRDDDASGITWQFPAGVIKPGAKPETATVRETLDETGVHCAVRRNLGSRLHPVTGVLCEYFLCEYLAGEATNSDAVENVDVMWVPRNSVTRFIDADTIFPPILAALEEQT; from the coding sequence TTGGACGTCATCGAGGTCTGGAGCGGCCGTTACGCCTGCCTGCTCCAGTCCGCCCTCCGCCTCACCAACGAGGCTTTCGCCAATCAGCTCGGGATCGCGGTGAGAACGGTGGCCGCGTGGCACGCTGACCCCTCCGTCGTACCGAGAGCCGAGATGCAGCAGCTCCTCGACGCGGCACACGAGAGGGCTACCGACACGGCTCGTCAGCGCTTCGCCCTCCTGGCAGCGAAAGAAGGCGGCGAAGCACCCGAGTCCGGCGCGCCGACTGCGCAGGCCCTACGGGTGGCCATCTCGGTTGTCCTCCGGCAGGGCGACGTGCTGCTGGTCTGTCGGCGCGATGACGACGCGTCCGGGATCACCTGGCAGTTCCCGGCTGGGGTGATCAAGCCCGGAGCGAAGCCGGAGACTGCGACCGTCCGGGAAACGTTGGACGAAACCGGGGTCCACTGTGCCGTCCGCCGGAACCTCGGCAGCCGTCTCCATCCCGTGACGGGCGTGCTGTGCGAGTACTTCCTGTGCGAGTACCTGGCCGGCGAGGCCACCAACAGCGACGCCGTCGAGAACGTCGACGTGATGTGGGTTCCTCGAAATTCGGTGACCCGCTTCATCGACGCCGATACGATCTTCCCACCCATCCTGGCCGCCCTGGAGGAGCAGACGTGA
- a CDS encoding class I SAM-dependent methyltransferase translates to MPTHDPTTPSTTAWPAPTQPAEALFSETYRTNHWGSPESVSGPGSEMRQTEAARAALTSVLARYPIRTVTDAGCGDVNWIRHVDGFDRLDAYLGLDVVPDLVQLNQERHGSERISFRQADLSRDDIPTADLVIARDCLVHLTHHEVLAFLDRVAASRSTYLLATTYVGEAENRDTTDTQWRPLNLQAAPFHLPEPVEYFDTDFTDGGRHHPGNGLGLWAIDQLSSRTI, encoded by the coding sequence ATGCCCACCCACGACCCCACCACCCCATCCACCACTGCCTGGCCGGCGCCCACCCAGCCCGCCGAAGCGCTCTTCAGCGAGACCTACCGCACCAATCACTGGGGATCCCCCGAGTCGGTCTCCGGGCCCGGTTCCGAGATGCGCCAGACCGAGGCAGCCCGAGCCGCCCTCACCTCGGTGCTCGCGCGCTACCCGATCCGCACCGTCACGGACGCCGGGTGCGGCGACGTCAACTGGATCCGCCACGTCGACGGATTCGACCGGCTGGACGCCTACCTCGGCCTCGACGTCGTCCCCGACCTCGTCCAGCTCAACCAGGAACGGCACGGCAGCGAGCGCATCTCCTTCCGACAGGCCGACCTGAGCAGGGACGACATCCCGACTGCGGACCTCGTCATCGCACGGGACTGCCTCGTCCACCTCACCCACCATGAGGTACTCGCGTTCCTCGACCGGGTGGCGGCCAGCCGCTCGACCTACCTACTCGCCACCACCTACGTCGGCGAAGCCGAGAACCGCGACACCACGGACACCCAGTGGCGCCCGCTCAACCTTCAGGCGGCCCCGTTCCACCTGCCCGAGCCCGTCGAGTACTTCGATACCGACTTCACGGACGGCGGCCGGCACCACCCCGGCAACGGACTGGGCCTGTGGGCGATCGACCAGCTCAGCTCCCGCACCATCTGA
- a CDS encoding ATP-binding protein, whose translation MSQGHSYVSHLTLADTPNAVPWARRHTADILRRWRIPDAIIETTNLIVSELTTNAVRHPAGSEPQSTEYPSLADVGTFTLVLELTGTGLLVQVADCDPRLPVRREVGVEATGGRGLFLVSEMANRWGYYPATAAGKVVWAELLLHGSRRSSPTHTEQAKECGQPSETTGPTSDPLLIGRVLVGLREL comes from the coding sequence ATGTCTCAAGGCCATTCGTACGTTAGCCACCTGACCCTGGCCGACACCCCCAACGCGGTCCCTTGGGCCCGTCGGCACACCGCCGACATCCTGCGGCGCTGGCGGATTCCGGACGCCATTATCGAGACGACCAACCTCATCGTCTCCGAGCTCACCACCAACGCGGTCCGCCATCCGGCTGGTAGCGAACCGCAGAGCACCGAATACCCGAGTCTGGCCGACGTCGGCACATTTACCCTTGTACTCGAGCTGACAGGGACGGGCTTGCTCGTCCAAGTTGCAGACTGCGATCCCAGGCTGCCAGTACGGCGAGAGGTGGGCGTGGAAGCCACTGGCGGGCGCGGACTGTTCTTGGTGAGCGAGATGGCCAACCGCTGGGGCTACTACCCCGCGACGGCGGCCGGGAAGGTCGTCTGGGCTGAACTTCTCCTTCACGGTTCCAGGCGATCTAGCCCAACCCACACGGAGCAGGCCAAGGAGTGCGGGCAGCCAAGCGAAACCACCGGCCCGACCTCCGACCCGCTATTAATCGGAAGAGTGCTGGTCGGACTGCGTGAGCTGTAG
- a CDS encoding class I SAM-dependent methyltransferase, whose amino-acid sequence MTPHDQQIAALCAQLDQALNSPATTHGLARTLRAAVKEVELHRHHRASVAALPDGFLEPGPTKVQIGGGGHRIDGFFNIDIIPPADLLWDVREGIPLADATAETIFSEHFLEHIDYPRSAKSYAREAHRVLAFGGQLITGVPDAAFVLNQYPAPPDQAAEMIERWYAKRQCRGDIDTYLDLINYVFRDQDDDPTYNPHYWAYDHEKLAQLFTEAGFNTVKPWTFDPTMANPKRQWASVYVVATK is encoded by the coding sequence ATGACGCCTCACGACCAGCAGATAGCCGCCCTGTGCGCCCAGCTTGACCAGGCCCTCAACTCGCCTGCGACCACGCACGGTCTCGCCCGCACCCTCCGGGCAGCCGTAAAGGAAGTCGAACTGCACCGCCACCACCGGGCCAGCGTCGCCGCCCTGCCGGATGGCTTCCTCGAGCCCGGCCCCACCAAGGTCCAAATCGGCGGTGGCGGCCACCGCATCGACGGCTTCTTCAACATCGACATCATCCCGCCGGCTGACCTCCTGTGGGACGTTCGCGAGGGCATCCCCCTCGCCGACGCCACCGCCGAGACGATCTTCTCCGAGCACTTCCTGGAGCACATCGACTACCCGCGCTCCGCCAAGTCCTATGCCCGCGAGGCCCACCGCGTCCTCGCGTTCGGCGGACAGCTCATCACCGGCGTCCCCGACGCCGCCTTCGTCCTGAACCAGTACCCGGCGCCGCCTGACCAGGCCGCCGAGATGATCGAGCGCTGGTACGCCAAGCGGCAGTGCCGAGGCGACATCGACACGTACCTCGACCTCATCAACTACGTCTTCCGCGACCAGGACGACGACCCGACTTACAACCCCCACTACTGGGCGTACGACCACGAGAAGCTTGCCCAGCTCTTCACCGAGGCCGGCTTCAATACCGTCAAGCCGTGGACCTTCGACCCGACCATGGCCAACCCGAAGCGCCAATGGGCCAGCGTCTACGTGGTCGCCACGAAGTAG
- a CDS encoding NUDIX hydrolase, with protein sequence MTQQTAEERPGIAAAIVVHEGRVLMVRRRVSEGQLSWQFPAGEIEAGESPEQAAVRETAEETGLDVAAVKLLGERVHPKTGRLMSYTACEAVSGTAEVVDTDELDALAWVTLAEIPEYVPYGLYEPVQEFLDATLRS encoded by the coding sequence GTGACACAGCAGACTGCGGAGGAACGCCCGGGCATTGCCGCCGCGATCGTGGTCCACGAAGGCCGCGTTCTGATGGTGAGGCGACGGGTGAGCGAGGGCCAGCTCTCCTGGCAGTTCCCGGCCGGTGAGATCGAGGCCGGCGAGTCGCCCGAGCAGGCGGCTGTCCGTGAGACGGCGGAGGAGACCGGACTGGACGTTGCCGCCGTCAAGCTCCTGGGTGAGCGAGTGCATCCGAAGACCGGTCGGCTGATGTCGTACACGGCCTGCGAGGCCGTCAGCGGCACCGCCGAGGTGGTCGACACGGACGAGCTGGACGCCCTCGCGTGGGTGACACTCGCCGAGATCCCCGAGTACGTGCCGTACGGACTCTACGAACCGGTGCAGGAGTTCCTGGACGCCACACTCAGGAGCTGA
- a CDS encoding type I restriction-modification system subunit M, whose protein sequence is MAVTQQEIENRLWDAADELRVAMPEAQYSSVVFPLMFWKYLSDTWEHQHQEFLAENEGLDGLSVEEAHEIEYRDYQSFEIPFIHPGTVQKRRASWSSILATITQPGLGQRVRASLQAIETANPDKFSRLFGSMTWTSEEVLSGEVLAAVMQAMDRTPKMHEGNMSHDVLGGAYEYLLKRFSDGSGTRAGQFFTPREVVELIVEVLDPKRFESVYDPTCGSGGMLIASANLLKAHGGRGYTLSLYGQEAVADTAGVARMNLFMHNLTQFQVEVGDTLKDPRFKKPDGAIAQFDVIVANPPYSLKWKPWIKDPRALGGVAPQSSADWAFVQHMIASMGPTKGRAGVVLPHGVLFRGGQEAAIRQRILDEDLLEAVIGLPANLFYNTSIPTAILVFRAPSTKVPERQAGVLFIDASKRFTKAKNRNILTAVDIADVVTTYNSKFDADGNLVDLGGEGGLAARFVPTTEIAANGYDLNIGRYIKQAAAEQEDLGSLIDSYNLARAERQKAEQRMLAVLADAGIEGFDE, encoded by the coding sequence ATGGCAGTGACCCAGCAGGAGATCGAGAACCGGTTGTGGGACGCCGCCGACGAGCTGCGTGTGGCGATGCCCGAAGCGCAGTACTCCTCGGTCGTCTTCCCGCTGATGTTCTGGAAGTACCTGTCGGACACCTGGGAGCACCAGCACCAGGAGTTCCTGGCCGAAAACGAGGGCCTGGACGGCCTCTCTGTCGAGGAAGCCCACGAGATCGAGTACCGCGACTACCAGTCGTTCGAGATCCCGTTCATCCACCCTGGTACCGTCCAGAAGCGTCGCGCCTCCTGGTCATCCATCCTCGCCACGATCACCCAGCCTGGCCTCGGCCAGCGGGTCCGCGCCTCCCTGCAGGCCATTGAGACGGCTAACCCAGACAAGTTCTCCCGCCTTTTTGGATCCATGACCTGGACCTCCGAAGAGGTGTTGTCGGGGGAGGTGCTGGCGGCGGTCATGCAGGCTATGGACCGCACCCCGAAGATGCACGAGGGAAACATGTCCCACGACGTGCTCGGTGGGGCGTACGAGTACCTGCTGAAGCGGTTCTCTGACGGGTCCGGCACCCGCGCCGGCCAGTTCTTCACTCCGCGCGAGGTCGTCGAGCTGATCGTCGAGGTCCTGGACCCCAAACGCTTCGAGTCGGTGTACGACCCGACCTGCGGGTCGGGCGGCATGCTCATCGCTTCCGCGAATCTCCTGAAGGCCCACGGCGGGCGTGGCTACACGCTCAGCCTGTACGGGCAGGAGGCCGTAGCGGACACTGCGGGTGTGGCACGAATGAACCTCTTCATGCACAACCTCACCCAGTTCCAGGTCGAGGTCGGCGACACCCTGAAGGACCCGCGTTTTAAGAAACCAGACGGGGCCATCGCGCAGTTCGATGTGATCGTCGCCAACCCGCCCTACAGCCTGAAGTGGAAGCCCTGGATCAAGGACCCGCGCGCCCTCGGTGGGGTCGCCCCGCAGTCGTCGGCGGACTGGGCGTTCGTGCAGCACATGATCGCCAGCATGGGCCCGACGAAGGGGCGCGCCGGCGTCGTCTTGCCGCACGGCGTTCTCTTCCGCGGCGGCCAGGAAGCAGCCATCCGCCAGCGCATCCTGGACGAGGACCTACTCGAAGCGGTAATCGGCCTGCCTGCCAACCTCTTCTACAACACCAGCATCCCCACGGCGATCCTCGTGTTCCGTGCGCCCAGCACCAAGGTCCCGGAGCGGCAGGCCGGCGTGCTGTTCATCGACGCCTCCAAGCGGTTCACCAAGGCCAAGAATCGCAACATCCTCACTGCCGTCGACATCGCTGACGTCGTGACTACCTACAACTCAAAATTCGACGCCGACGGTAACCTGGTGGACCTCGGCGGCGAAGGCGGTCTCGCGGCGCGATTCGTCCCCACCACGGAGATCGCGGCGAACGGGTACGACCTCAACATCGGCCGTTACATCAAGCAGGCCGCCGCCGAGCAGGAAGACCTCGGCAGCCTAATCGATTCGTACAACTTGGCGCGTGCCGAACGCCAGAAGGCTGAGCAGCGGATGCTCGCGGTTCTCGCGGACGCTGGGATCGAAGGTTTCGATGAGTGA
- a CDS encoding restriction endonuclease subunit S: MPNARRLSSGCSRFSRTLGSKVSMSETWIETRLGEVADTLLGKTLPKGSGKDVDGFPYLRNVNVQWHRITSTGLNTMSFNEAEQDKYRLCAGDILLCEGGEVGRLALVRDDLDGIYFQNALHRVRLRADAPASPDFIALGLENVVRRGHLDTLVTKTTIAHLNQAKLRSLAITLPPLSTQERIVEVIVAVDDQITALDAEAEALHVVLRRLRTGLVNDQGAPAVRADEAFEITMGRQRAPKYATGPYMTPYLRSANVGYGTLDLTDVLEMNFDPKEREVFGLVPGDVLVSEGSASQSAVGMPAMWRGELPEPICFQKTLMRYRAVEGVSVPAFVNHWCLWAYESGTFLDISGGTNIKHITAMRAVQMPVRLPDVADQERIAAELDAMSEVVSGTRAEAHRLRSVRAGLLAGLLDRTIEIEFAELEV; encoded by the coding sequence GTGCCGAACGCCAGAAGGCTGAGCAGCGGATGCTCGCGGTTCTCGCGGACGCTGGGATCGAAGGTTTCGATGAGTGAGACGTGGATTGAGACGCGGCTCGGGGAAGTCGCCGACACACTCCTCGGGAAGACGCTCCCAAAGGGCAGTGGAAAGGATGTAGACGGGTTCCCGTACCTTCGGAACGTGAACGTCCAGTGGCACCGCATCACCTCCACCGGCCTCAACACAATGTCGTTTAACGAGGCGGAACAGGACAAGTACCGACTCTGCGCCGGCGATATCCTGCTCTGTGAGGGTGGCGAAGTTGGGCGGCTCGCGCTGGTCCGCGATGACCTGGACGGTATCTACTTCCAGAACGCCCTGCACCGCGTCCGTCTTCGCGCTGACGCCCCAGCATCTCCCGATTTCATCGCCCTGGGGCTGGAGAACGTAGTGAGGCGAGGTCATCTCGACACGCTGGTCACGAAGACGACGATCGCTCACCTCAACCAGGCGAAGCTGCGGTCCCTCGCTATTACGCTACCGCCGCTGTCCACCCAGGAGCGGATCGTCGAGGTCATTGTTGCGGTGGACGACCAGATCACCGCACTCGACGCCGAGGCCGAGGCGCTGCATGTGGTGCTGCGACGACTTCGCACCGGTCTGGTCAACGACCAGGGTGCTCCGGCAGTCCGTGCTGACGAGGCGTTCGAGATTACGATGGGGCGACAGCGGGCGCCGAAGTACGCCACGGGGCCGTACATGACACCGTACTTGCGTTCCGCCAACGTGGGGTATGGGACGCTCGACCTGACCGACGTGTTGGAGATGAACTTCGACCCGAAGGAACGCGAGGTGTTTGGCCTAGTGCCCGGCGATGTACTCGTGTCCGAAGGCAGCGCAAGCCAGTCCGCAGTTGGTATGCCGGCGATGTGGCGTGGAGAGCTACCAGAACCGATCTGCTTCCAAAAGACGCTCATGCGGTATCGAGCCGTCGAAGGTGTCAGCGTCCCGGCATTCGTGAACCACTGGTGCCTGTGGGCCTACGAGTCGGGCACGTTCCTCGACATTTCGGGCGGCACCAACATCAAACACATCACCGCCATGCGTGCAGTTCAGATGCCGGTGCGCCTTCCAGACGTCGCAGACCAAGAGCGGATCGCTGCAGAGCTCGACGCGATGAGCGAGGTCGTCTCCGGGACCCGGGCCGAGGCGCACCGTCTCCGTTCTGTGAGAGCAGGGCTACTGGCGGGGCTGTTGGACCGCACCATCGAGATTGAGTTCGCCGAGTTGGAGGTCTGA
- a CDS encoding type I restriction-modification system subunit M, giving the protein MSSNGEHMSDSVTQLSGLIWSVADLLRGDFKRSDYGKVMLPFTVLRRLDCLLAPTRQAVLATAEELSHTEDSDAKLRDASGYPFYNISPFTLASVAGDPREADRHLLAYVRGFSRNVQEIFEHFEFDITVKRLADSNLLYPIVAQFQHLDLGSAIPAREMSFIFEELVRTFAERAGELGGEHTTPRDASQLMAALVMEPDLGQIAAPGVVRKIHDPVCGTGGLLLELAERISAVNPEAQIQPSGQELNSESWAIARSSMLMSGHDPEQMALGNVLREDVFAAERFDYLVAHPPFGVEWKKVEDHVRAEHEDLGRKGRFGAGLPRINDGSLLFLQHMLAKMKPVDDSGRGGSRIAVVFNGSPMFAGSAGSGESDIRRWIVENDWLEGIVALPDQLMANTGISTYVWVLSNRKPAHRQGRVILVKAQDHWQKMRQSVGSKRKYLGPDQLTEIVQLYSEATSSPPSLTRSQRDLVRVVRKEDLLYHQIVIERPLRLRFELSEEALVRLAALRPVQRTNNPEALVSALRGLIGTTWKASSDVRAALRRATEAVGLAWPGGAAFEKAVRNAIGVRDDEGELQQRGGAKEPDPELRSVVSLPFQEEPEEYFRTKILPHTPDAWIDPARTRLGCEVPSALFYVAEFDGLFEPLQNFARLEMNRVKLHRPEPGDDAPPPPKHLTTPHLHSVGSALELPDAEMDDSELTPCSGGDLVGRFGNWRLLPSGFGEAVTPLFVLHPLQGRGRVLCEWLNSRKESSAFPRVRDLLDTPVPVDLVTDTAVNDLLEEVQEGRRALRAATEGILPNIFSGSETLSEEIRTALRFASHEARLASQLVRPFDDPIWRAESSYPFHMAALARRYRVSTHPAERKDGLLKLGEGVARTLGILALSALIAHHNGFTRSLRQQFRNGATFGTWLWLIDRFMDEVGRTSVLPELAAIQEREATRTLLEEIKDFRNHSHHAHGVRMSHEIDEDVEKLEPRVVSAISSVNWLAGIQWYWVERCEYLDESSYRTVGLQLRGSHPSWEPFERPTTYPLRPDRIYVDSDLSGGPVDLWPLAMVSLCPHCRTRELFLLNQVRDGQVILRSLEEHSLEIPYRTSEGT; this is encoded by the coding sequence GTGTCCAGCAACGGGGAGCACATGAGTGATTCGGTGACGCAGCTGTCCGGACTGATCTGGTCAGTTGCGGACTTGCTTCGCGGAGACTTCAAGAGGTCCGACTACGGCAAGGTCATGTTGCCGTTCACAGTGCTTCGACGCCTGGACTGCCTCCTTGCCCCCACCCGGCAAGCCGTGCTCGCCACCGCAGAGGAGCTCTCGCACACCGAGGACTCGGACGCCAAGCTCCGGGATGCCTCCGGCTACCCCTTCTACAACATCAGCCCCTTCACCCTGGCGAGCGTCGCCGGTGACCCGCGAGAAGCTGATCGTCACCTGCTCGCTTATGTGCGCGGCTTCTCCCGAAACGTCCAGGAGATCTTCGAACATTTCGAATTTGATATCACGGTCAAACGCCTGGCCGATTCCAATCTGCTTTACCCCATCGTCGCTCAATTCCAGCATCTGGATCTGGGGTCGGCCATTCCAGCACGCGAGATGAGCTTCATCTTCGAGGAACTGGTACGGACCTTTGCCGAGCGAGCGGGCGAGCTCGGCGGCGAGCACACCACGCCACGCGACGCCAGCCAGCTTATGGCTGCACTCGTGATGGAACCCGATCTGGGGCAGATCGCGGCCCCTGGCGTGGTGAGGAAGATCCACGATCCAGTCTGCGGCACCGGCGGCTTGCTTCTTGAGCTGGCCGAGCGCATCAGCGCCGTCAATCCCGAGGCCCAGATTCAGCCATCCGGCCAGGAACTCAACTCTGAGAGCTGGGCGATTGCTCGCTCCAGCATGCTGATGAGCGGGCACGACCCGGAGCAGATGGCTCTGGGAAACGTCCTGCGCGAGGACGTATTCGCAGCAGAACGATTCGACTACCTAGTGGCCCATCCTCCGTTCGGCGTCGAATGGAAGAAGGTCGAGGATCACGTCCGTGCCGAGCACGAGGACCTCGGCCGCAAGGGTCGCTTCGGTGCCGGCCTCCCTCGTATCAACGACGGTTCCCTACTGTTCCTCCAGCACATGCTCGCGAAGATGAAGCCCGTGGACGACTCCGGCCGCGGGGGAAGCCGGATCGCGGTCGTCTTCAACGGCTCTCCCATGTTCGCCGGTTCTGCCGGTTCAGGAGAGTCCGACATCCGACGGTGGATCGTCGAGAACGACTGGCTCGAGGGCATCGTCGCCCTGCCCGACCAGCTTATGGCCAACACCGGCATCAGCACGTATGTCTGGGTGCTCAGCAACCGGAAGCCCGCCCACCGCCAGGGGCGCGTGATTCTCGTCAAAGCACAGGACCACTGGCAGAAGATGCGCCAGTCGGTCGGCAGTAAGCGGAAGTACCTCGGGCCCGACCAGCTAACCGAGATTGTCCAGCTCTACAGCGAAGCCACGTCCTCCCCTCCTTCCCTGACCCGGTCTCAGCGCGACCTCGTACGCGTCGTGCGGAAGGAGGATTTGCTCTATCACCAGATCGTCATCGAACGCCCACTGCGACTGCGTTTCGAGCTCTCCGAGGAAGCCCTCGTCCGGCTCGCGGCTCTGCGGCCGGTCCAGCGGACCAACAATCCCGAGGCCTTGGTATCGGCGTTGCGGGGCCTCATCGGTACGACGTGGAAAGCGAGCTCCGACGTACGTGCAGCGCTGCGCCGCGCCACAGAGGCCGTGGGCCTGGCCTGGCCCGGCGGAGCCGCATTCGAGAAGGCTGTCCGAAACGCAATCGGTGTGCGCGACGATGAAGGTGAGCTTCAACAGCGCGGTGGAGCGAAGGAGCCCGACCCGGAGCTGCGGAGCGTGGTCTCCCTGCCGTTCCAGGAAGAACCGGAGGAGTATTTCCGGACCAAGATCTTGCCCCACACGCCCGATGCCTGGATCGACCCTGCCCGGACGCGACTGGGCTGCGAGGTTCCGTCCGCGCTCTTCTACGTTGCGGAGTTCGACGGTCTCTTCGAACCGCTTCAGAACTTCGCCCGGCTAGAAATGAACCGGGTCAAGCTGCACCGCCCGGAGCCGGGCGATGACGCACCGCCGCCGCCCAAGCACCTGACCACGCCTCATCTGCACAGCGTCGGTTCAGCCCTGGAGCTTCCTGACGCGGAAATGGATGACTCCGAACTGACCCCGTGTTCAGGCGGTGACCTTGTAGGGCGCTTCGGAAATTGGAGGCTTCTGCCTTCAGGGTTCGGCGAAGCCGTCACACCGCTCTTTGTGCTGCACCCACTACAGGGGCGCGGCAGAGTGCTGTGCGAGTGGCTTAACTCCCGCAAGGAAAGCAGCGCATTCCCGCGCGTCCGTGACCTGCTCGATACGCCCGTACCAGTTGACCTGGTCACCGACACAGCTGTCAACGACCTCCTAGAGGAGGTCCAGGAAGGCCGCCGTGCCCTACGCGCCGCGACCGAGGGCATCCTCCCGAACATCTTCTCAGGCAGCGAGACCCTCAGCGAGGAGATTCGAACCGCCCTACGATTCGCCTCCCATGAGGCACGACTCGCGAGCCAGTTGGTACGCCCCTTTGACGACCCAATCTGGCGGGCGGAGTCGAGTTACCCCTTCCACATGGCCGCCCTCGCCCGCCGCTACCGCGTCAGCACCCATCCGGCCGAGCGCAAGGACGGGCTACTCAAGCTCGGCGAGGGCGTTGCACGCACACTGGGCATCCTCGCACTCAGTGCACTCATCGCACACCACAACGGCTTTACCCGATCGCTTCGCCAGCAGTTCCGCAATGGGGCGACCTTCGGCACCTGGCTCTGGCTCATCGACCGCTTCATGGACGAGGTGGGAAGAACCTCCGTCCTGCCGGAATTGGCAGCGATCCAGGAACGTGAGGCGACACGCACGCTCCTGGAAGAGATCAAGGACTTCCGCAACCACTCCCATCATGCCCACGGCGTCCGTATGAGCCACGAGATCGACGAGGACGTCGAAAAGCTCGAACCGCGCGTGGTCTCAGCCATCAGCTCGGTCAACTGGTTGGCCGGGATCCAGTGGTACTGGGTGGAGCGCTGCGAGTACCTCGACGAGTCCTCCTATCGCACAGTGGGCCTGCAACTTCGAGGGAGCCATCCGAGCTGGGAGCCATTCGAGCGCCCTACCACCTACCCTCTGCGCCCCGACCGGATCTACGTCGACAGCGATCTTTCAGGCGGGCCAGTTGATCTGTGGCCGTTGGCCATGGTTAGTCTCTGCCCGCACTGCCGGACGCGGGAGTTGTTTCTCCTCAACCAGGTAAGAGACGGGCAAGTGATCCTCCGAAGCCTGGAGGAGCACTCCCTGGAGATCCCGTACCGCACATCGGAGGGGACCTAA